The Bubalus bubalis isolate 160015118507 breed Murrah chromosome 1, NDDB_SH_1, whole genome shotgun sequence genome includes a region encoding these proteins:
- the NCEH1 gene encoding neutral cholesterol ester hydrolase 1 isoform X2 yields MAEELNAVIVSIEYRLVPKVYFPEQIHDVVRATKYFLQPEVLHKYSVDPGRVGISGDSAGGNLAAALGQQFNQDTNLKNKLKVQALIYPVLQALDFNTPSYQQNMNTPILPRYVMVKYWVDYFNGNYDFVQAMIVNNHTSMDVDEASALRARLNWTSLLPTSITKNYKPVMQTTGNSRIVQEIPQLLDARSAPLIADQEVLQHLPKTYILTCEHDVLRDDGIMYAKRLESAGVEVTLDHFEDGFHGCMIFTSWPTNFSVGIRTRNSYIKWLDQNL; encoded by the exons ATACAGGCTAGTTCCAAAGGTTTATTTTCCTGAGCAAATTCACGATGTTGTACGTGCCACGAAGTACTTCCTGCAGCCAGAGGTCTTACACAAGTATTCAGTTGACCCAGGCAGAGTCGGCATTTCTGGTGACAGTGCTGGTGGGAATTTGGCAGCTGCCCTGGGCCAGCAG tttAATCAAGATACCAACCTAAAAAACAAGCTCAAAGTGCAAGCTTTAATTTATCCAGTTCTTCAAGCTTTAGATTTTAATACACCCTCTTATCAGCAAAATATGAACACCCCCATTCTGCCCCGGTATGTCATGGTGAAGTACTGGGTGGACTACTTCAACGGCAACTATGACTTTGTCCAGGCAATGATAGTCAACAATCACACGTCAATGGATGTGGATGAGGCTTCTGCCCTCAGGGCTCGTCTAAACTGGACATCCCTTTTGCCCACTTCCATCACAAAGAACTATAAGCCTGTCATGCAGACCACTGGCAACTCCAGGATTGTCCAGGAGATCCCTCAGCTGCTGGATGCCCGCTCGGCCCCACTCATCGCAGACCAGGAGGTCCTGCAGCACCTCCCAAAGACCTATATTCTGACCTGTGAGCACGATGTCCTAAGAGATGACGGAATCATGTATGCAAAGCGTTTGGAGAGTGCGGGTGTGGAGGTGACCTTGGATCACTTTGAGGATGGCTTCCACGGGTGCATGATTTTCACCAGCTGGCCAACCAACTTCTCAGTGGGAATTCGGACTAGGAATAGTTACATCAAGTGGCTGGATCAAAACCTGTGA